Proteins encoded within one genomic window of Thermoanaerobaculia bacterium:
- the dprA gene encoding DNA-processing protein DprA, producing the protein MPVTEVARLALAWSRIPGVSLRRFWKACEAAGGWREIVGSEPSRWAGVVRSETAARMLARPFDVDVSSEIAATERSGTRLLTALEGPYPPLLREIPDAPLVLWSSGDVERLSLPAVAVVGARAATRYGREVAAQIAGDLSLAGVSVVSGMARGIDTAAHAAALGNPGGTIAVLGSGIDVPYPKENAELWKRIGAGGLLLSEHPPGTRPLPAFFPVRNRIIAGMSSGTVVVEAARRSGSLITARLANDFGRDVFAVPGSIRSESSDGCHALLREGAILCRGAGDVLTELFPSVGTPAADGSPAPGLEGDAARIVAAMAGEEAWDADDLSEATKIPTSSLLAILFDLEARGVLRCLPGGLYAVAGRGRA; encoded by the coding sequence ATGCCCGTCACGGAAGTCGCTCGTCTCGCGCTCGCCTGGTCGAGGATTCCCGGAGTCTCTCTTCGCCGATTCTGGAAGGCGTGCGAGGCCGCGGGAGGCTGGCGGGAGATCGTCGGGAGCGAACCGTCCCGGTGGGCGGGCGTTGTCCGGTCGGAAACGGCCGCGCGCATGCTCGCCCGTCCTTTCGACGTCGACGTCTCTTCCGAGATCGCGGCCACGGAACGGTCGGGGACCCGGCTGCTCACCGCCCTGGAAGGACCGTATCCGCCGCTCCTCCGCGAGATCCCGGACGCCCCGCTCGTCCTCTGGTCCTCCGGCGACGTCGAGCGGCTCTCTCTGCCCGCGGTCGCCGTCGTCGGCGCCCGCGCCGCGACGCGCTACGGCCGGGAGGTCGCCGCGCAGATCGCGGGAGACCTGTCGCTCGCGGGCGTGAGCGTGGTCTCCGGCATGGCGCGCGGGATCGATACGGCCGCGCATGCGGCGGCTCTCGGGAATCCCGGAGGCACGATCGCCGTTCTGGGGTCCGGGATCGACGTTCCGTATCCGAAGGAGAACGCGGAGCTCTGGAAGAGGATCGGCGCCGGCGGCCTCCTCCTTTCGGAACATCCGCCCGGAACGCGGCCTCTCCCCGCGTTCTTTCCGGTTCGGAACCGGATCATCGCGGGAATGTCCTCGGGAACGGTCGTCGTCGAAGCGGCGCGGCGGAGCGGGTCGCTCATCACCGCGCGGCTCGCCAACGACTTCGGCCGCGACGTCTTCGCGGTACCGGGGTCGATCCGGTCGGAGTCGTCCGACGGATGTCATGCGCTTCTGCGGGAAGGCGCGATCCTCTGCCGCGGAGCGGGCGACGTGCTGACCGAGCTCTTCCCCTCGGTGGGAACGCCCGCCGCCGACGGAAGCCCGGCGCCCGGTCTCGAAGGGGACGCCGCCCGGATCGTCGCCGCGATGGCCGGGGAGGAAGCGTGGGACGCCGACGACCTCTCGGAGGCGACGAAGATCCCGACGTCGTCGCTCCTGGCGATCCTCTTCGACCTCGAAGCGAGAGGCGTCCTCCGCTGCCTCCCGGGCGGTCTGTACGCCGTCGCGGGACGCGGGAGGGCTTGA
- a CDS encoding DNA topoisomerase, whose protein sequence is MVKSLVIVESPAKARTLEKFLGKDFKVLASYGHVRDLPRKGLGVDREHGYKPTYEVLKGKEKTLGDLKRAAKASDRVYLAADPDREGEAISWHLLQELKPGSGKTEFKRARFNEITKKAVQAAVENAGAIDENRVGAQQARRIIDRLVGYEVSDLLWKKIWRGLSAGRVQTVALRIICEREKEIEAFVPVEYWSLDARLAAAAPPEFSARLFSWDGE, encoded by the coding sequence TTGGTTAAGTCCCTCGTCATCGTCGAATCGCCCGCCAAGGCGCGGACGCTCGAGAAGTTCCTCGGAAAGGACTTCAAGGTCCTCGCCTCGTACGGCCACGTCCGGGACCTCCCCCGCAAGGGGCTGGGCGTCGATCGGGAGCACGGGTACAAGCCGACCTACGAAGTCCTCAAGGGAAAGGAAAAGACGCTCGGCGACCTGAAGAGGGCGGCGAAGGCGTCCGACCGGGTGTATCTGGCGGCCGACCCGGATCGGGAGGGAGAGGCGATCTCCTGGCACCTCCTCCAGGAGTTGAAGCCCGGCAGCGGCAAGACCGAGTTCAAGCGCGCCCGCTTCAACGAGATCACGAAGAAGGCGGTTCAGGCGGCCGTCGAGAACGCGGGCGCGATCGACGAGAACCGCGTCGGCGCTCAGCAGGCCCGGCGCATCATCGACCGCCTCGTCGGGTACGAAGTCTCCGATCTCCTCTGGAAGAAGATCTGGCGCGGCCTTTCCGCCGGACGCGTGCAGACGGTCGCGCTGAGGATCATCTGCGAGCGCGAGAAGGAGATCGAGGCCTTCGTCCCCGTCGAGTACTGGAGCCTCGACGCGCGGCTCGCCGCCGCGGCGCCCCCGGAGTTCTCGGCACGCCTGTTTTCGTGGGACGGCGAGAA
- a CDS encoding tetratricopeptide repeat protein yields the protein MTRGSRLATGLWLAGALLLGGCATGRTKEPSPEKELQYGARMARLGYWQEARFRFQLAIAAQPNNARAHNDLAVAFEANGDFPAAFEEYKKAVSLDSADKNIRQNYTRFAEFYTAYTKKVGKVSSAP from the coding sequence GTGACCCGCGGATCGAGGCTTGCGACCGGGTTGTGGCTGGCCGGCGCTCTGCTCCTCGGCGGGTGCGCGACGGGGCGCACGAAGGAGCCGAGCCCGGAGAAGGAGCTCCAGTACGGGGCCCGGATGGCGCGCCTCGGCTACTGGCAGGAAGCGCGGTTCCGGTTCCAGCTCGCCATCGCGGCCCAACCGAACAACGCGCGCGCCCACAACGACCTCGCCGTCGCCTTCGAGGCCAACGGCGACTTCCCGGCGGCGTTCGAGGAATACAAGAAGGCGGTCTCGCTCGACTCCGCCGACAAGAACATCCGTCAGAACTACACGCGCTTCGCCGAGTTCTACACGGCCTACACGAAGAAAGTCGGAAAGGTGAGCTCTGCTCCGTAG